ACCATAGATTTATGGTTGATGCTATCAAATTAGAGCATTGTTGTGTATTATCATGCCACTTCGTTTtgcataaataatttattaatattgCAAAGATCAGTTATTCTTGTGACCAAGGTACTGCAGTGCATAGCACATATAAAGCATATAGTGATATATGGAGGTATATATGGTTAGTTTGATATTGGTAAATCCAAAATTGTAAATAAGTAAAGAAACATGGCCATATGCTAAGATCCCATAAGAAACCTATGAGTGATATTTATACTCTTGCAAGAAGCAATTTGAGTGATAGCCGACGAGAAATGGGAAAAGGTGTATGCGACTAAAGTCATATTATCACCAAGCTAAGATATATGTTGTTATATGCAGCCATGAATTTATGCTTTTGAGGACTGCAAAAGTAATCGCATAGGTATATGTGACTGCATATTATGCAAACAAAGCAGTATTGCTTATTGCAGCCACATTCATCGCACACACTCGTCTGGCTGCATAAAGTGTTTTTTCCTTAAACATTGATGAAAGTCTTTACAGTCTTAAATAGTGTTGCAGAAAATGAAATTAGCTGTACAACTTTCTTGTCAATCTATACCAAAGGTCTTGTTACTCTTTTAGCTAACTAGAAAGACCATCACAGAGGTCCTATAGAGATTGTTGGCTCCTTGTAAgtgttctaattttttttatttttcatcaacaacaacaacacaacAAAGTCATATTTGGAAtctgctacatggatcttttgtcatCGAGATCTATACAAAATCATATATGTAATTAagttaagaatatttaaattattatttatagtttctattaagattTTTTAGGTCTTCTTTGCCTTTCTACTTTTCCTTATACCACTACTAATTCTCATTTAATCTCTTCTAGTAAATAATATACATCTATAAATAACATACACCagggaattttttttattttttccttatcGAAAAAATTTCCCTTCAAATCATTTCTTAATTACAATCCAAGTGCTCAACCTTATCTCATTAGATTCCATTGATGCCCCATATAGATAGTGAAAATAATCTGCTACTttggaaaaaattagaaaaaccaTTAAACTGAAACTTTGATTGTATCATGGACCTATTTGATAAAATAAATGAATTCCTTGTGGTAACTATTATTCTGTTATTGTGTTCTCAGATATATCATCATATTAGAAAATCAAAATAGATCCTTGTACGATTGTATCTCTTGTCCACTTTGTCTACTTTGTGGTGAATAAGAAATTATTGACCGCATCAGTTCTTCATATCAGTCTTCTAGACAATGAAACCATTCTCAATAAataattcatttttttatgcTTTCTGCTCACAAAAACTTTCTGTTGACTGATGACAGTTGCAAAAATCTTCTTAAACTTTTTGATTCTCATTCTAACCATCATGCACTGTTGATGTAGGCAAAACCATATATTAGAGAATCAAGGATTGAAGAAATTGTTGATCCTAGTATAAAAGGACAGTACCATCCGGAGGCGATGTGGCGGGTGGTTGAGACTGCATCATGTTGTGTTGAGCCCATCGGAAGCTACCGGCCGAATATGGTGGATGTCGTCCGTGAACTGGAGGATGCCCTGATAATTGAGAACAATGCATCAGAGTACATGAGGTCTATTGAAAGCATGGGAGGATCCAACCGCTACTTGTCACTCGAGAAAAAGATCATAATACCAAGCGCAGAACCAACTGGACCCTAATCAAGTTTTTAGCCAAGCAGTTGAAGCTACACTTCCAAAATAATTCCGCATGGATGGTAAGAAAACAAATGAACGTAAGGTCCCTCGGTCAtcctaaatttgataaaagaacaGTTGTTCTATGGCCTATACCTCAGGAACAAGATCGGTAAGTTGACATCCTCATGTTGTTGCCCATTGAATGTATAAAGCATCATCTTAATTTTTCCTTTGACACTATTGCTCCAGCCACCTCACAATAATTTCTGTGTATGTTGGTACAAATTGAACTAAATGCCTGCTTCTAGGGGTGGACTTGATTCATTCAGTTGGGTTTTATTGGTTCTCAAACTgaacaaaacatatttggttcctgttcCTAAACTGAGATGTAGCTGAACCAGACTTCTAGTTCAGTTCTTGATTTCTTAATATATGTTAACTCCAGCATATCTGGACTAAAAAGGCAGAAAAAATTAGCTTGATATTAACAAGGTCATTGCATGTCAAAGAAAAAGAGTATGCATAAGAAAGGGAAAGAGCAACAGAACAGAGGGAGTAGCTTTACATGCAGGTTTGTGCATCCCTCTCTTCCTCCTACAAGTGAttgttacaatatatatatatatatatgtatatatatatgccattTTTTTTGTTAAATCAGAGTAATTCTTACCTAAAGACTTCACCAAATCACGAACCAAGTTCGTGGTCGGTCAATCTAAATCCGGTTCGGGTCGAGCCACATCGACCGTCTGATCCATCGGGCAGATAACTCGTCACTCACTCATTTAAAAATGCGCTCGATTCATATACCTGACTTTGTCGTTTACTCATTATCCGAGTCACCCACTTTTCACCCTGCTCGATGACCATAGAATACCGGGCCTATGTGGGACCCACATGTGGGGAACATGGGTGGCGACTGGACTAGTTGGGATATGAGTTTGGGGGGTGACGTTCGTTTGCGACAAAAAGGAGCTCGACTTTGCTAGGGTTTCAGGGGTGCTGAACTGTTAACAAAGGGgagatataataatataatactcTCATCCTAtcgttctctcctctcctctgctTCTCCTCGCTGCGACTCCACCTCAAAAATTTCCTGACCCACAAGTCCCAACTCTCCTCTCCGCTTCTTTCGTTCCCTCTTCACCTTTGCCGTCAATTTATATCTAtctatcgagagagagagagagagagagagagagcgagagagagagagagaggaggcggcATTAAGGTAGTTGTCAAGTTCGCATCATGTGCTTCTTGATTTCTTGTTTTCATTATCGTTTCGATTTGCTATATATGGGTTATTTTCTTTCCCATTGTTCATATGCAATCTTTCTTTGGTCGTTTCGGCTCAGGCCTTGTAATTGGTGTATAAGAAGTCGAGGGTTATGAGATCCCCGGTGTTGTTGTGCCGCTCTCCCATCTTGCGAGGGAAATAGAAGATGCCATCGACCTACCCGCTGAACACCTCGTCGGAATTCCTGCGTGGCCGTGGGCGGAGCTTCTTGTTCGGCAACACCTGCTTCGTCCTCTCCGAACCCCTCTCCTTGCTTGGCTGCGGCGGCTCCCTTCTTCTCCCCAAGTCGTCCGTCGTCGCCGGCTCCTGCGACCGCCGCACGACGCTGTCCGGCCTCGCGACGATCCCGAGGAACGTCAATACCCAGCGTTCGTGGTCCACGCAGTGGTTTCCGTTTCGGCGGAGCATAATGTCTTCTAGCAGCGCGTTTCTGGGAGGGTCCGAGTTGAGCGCCAGGCGCGTCGCGACCAGTGATGCGAGATCTGGGCATGGTTTGAGCGGTATGATGCGGGTTGATATCTGTTATAGGTACAAGGGTTTTGATTACTGCAGGAGAGCAAGTGGGAGCTTGAAAAATAGGCAACCTTGGGGTACTAATATGATCTACAAGTGTTTCTGGTCTGATGCACATGCGACGAACTGGAGATCAAATTCTTCCATCGAGCCCAGGAGTCAAGATTTTCAGACGTCACATTCAGCATCGTTTTCTGCTGGGGCGGCTTCTGATGTTTCTTTCGATGCAGCCATGCAGGAGGAGCAGCTTCAGAATTCTGATGTATCCTCTGAACAGTATGTTACTTGACATCCTTTGTCTTcccttttatattttaattatctttACATTACGTTGCTTACTACTACTTCAGATTCTGTAAAGGAATTTGGTAATTATATGTTGTGATTCTATGGAAATGCAACACATTTTAGTCACTGATGCACATCATCCTACTGTTGTTGTGTCTTATATCAATCAGTAAGCTAGATTAAGTGGTTTTTGCATAATATAATGTTTTAAAGAGTAAAGACATATAATAACTGTAAGATATATAAACCTGTGTGATTAGATTATGTAGGACATTTTAGCTTGTATTATCACTAAAGTATCTTGGATTCTCAAATTTACTAGCATCGCCATGTTGGATCCATATCCACGTGTTAGACATGTCAGTATATTTGATTGTAAGTTTTGAAGATCATTATTATGATTCTTCAAAAAATATAACCAacgaaaatgataataatttgTTATTCATAATCAATCGTTGTCTATTCTGTTAACTCTTGGTTTGGTTTTACCATCTTTTGGTTTTTCAGTTAAGACATGGATGGGTCTCCTCCTAAGTGATACATTATTATCATTTGATCTGAGGAGGACCTGAATTCTAATTTCATTAACTTATAATGAGTGGCCAACCCATCAAATGACAAATTAAATCGCATTGTAACTTTAAAAATGTCGTATCAATGAGCTATTTTAAGTAGCTTATTTTTGAAAGAAAGAAGCTATGAAGTATACCACTAATGTTGTATCTCTTGCAGGTAATTAATGTAAAATGAATCAAATAAACAGGAAGCAAATTACATTAAGCCTCATCTGCACATCTTCCATGGTTTATAACTAATCTGCCATTTACATTCCTTGCTTGTAGCTTGAAGGGCTTTTTTTTTTATGCGTGATCATGTTACTCTTTGTATATCAGCTCGAACTCACCTAGAATAGTGGTAAATTCTATTACATTGTCTAGCAATTTTGTAAAATATCAAAGGATGTAGAGTGTCTAATCAGTGTCATAGGTTGCTCCTCAAAATTCTTCATTTATGTTGGAACTCTGCACAAGTCTGCTTCATAGTTTAAAGTTGCCTTTATTTTTTCCAATATAGTTGGTGATCTTCATTATTGTCGGTCATCTTATGGGTTGGAATAGACAACCTTAAGAATTACTTCTCAGTTCCTATTATTTCAAATACTTTTTCTCACCTACTAGGGAAGTTCTTGTTCCATGTAGAATAACTTTTGGTGCAGATTAGGCCTCTACATAACATTAACCTTTTTTAGGAAACTTTTATTTgaagttttatatttttatatttattttgcagCAAAATTTCAGGTGATAGGTCATTGAAGCTTCTTTCCGGATCTTTTTATCTACCACACCCTGACAAGGAGGAAACTGGAGGGGAGGATGCTCATTTTATCTGTGTTGATGAGCAAGCTATTGGTGTGGCAGATGGTGTTGGTGGATGGGCTGATCTTGGTGTTGATGCAGGACAATATGCCCGAGAACTTATGTCTAATTCAGTGAATGCAATACGGGAAGAGCCAAAGGGTTCTGTTGATCCAGCAAGGGTTCTTGAAAAAGCCTACACAATAACCAAAGCCAGGGGATCTTCAACAGCATGCATCATTGCACTCACTGATCAGGTTTTCAATTTTCTTATTTGATCTCTCTCCTTTTTATTTGTATTAATTATTAACATCTTATTTCAACAGATCTCAAGTTGTTTCTTGTTAGTGTTGATTTGTTTCTGTTAGAGTTCAAAGGATACATTAATGCAGATACACTTTCTGGACCCAAACTGTCGCCATACTCTTTTCAATTAGGTATCTTAGGTGTTAGGACTTGCCTTTGATTTGCTTTCCAACTTTTGCATTGTTGTTGCGTTGCAACATTAATTTGCACATGTTGCCTAGTTACATGCTCTTCCCTTTCCTAGTGGTAGTTCAATGAGTGGAAATTTGTTTCAATTTCTTACAAAATAGTTGGTCACCGTTATTGTGAATAACAATTTTGCCTAGGAGATCATCTTAAAACTTGGATGTCCCATTCAGGACCAAGTGTGGTCGCTTTAGATGGACTTTGAACCAAGGTTCATAATTTCGTATTGTATCGATATTTCAAGCTTTGCTCAGTACGGTACGGGCGTACTGAGCAGTACgctagggtgtaccgctcggtatatatatatatatatatatatatatatatatgaggtgtACACTGCCTCGACGAcgttgcctccttttcttctcctcgtcgcatCGGACGAGGAGAAGAACGCGGTCTTCTCCTCATTTGCTGCATTTGGCGAAAACGTCGAAGGCCGTAGACGCCTCTGACCTTCGGTGAAGGTTGTAGGCGTCTTCGGTCTTCGACGAAGAATGCGGCGAAGGCCGCAAGCATCTTCGGCCTTTGGCGAAGAACGCGACGAAGGCTGCATGCATCTCCGGTCTTCGCTGAAGAAGAAGCCGAGCCGTCGTCTCTCCGTTACCTCTTGGATTGGGATTGTCGAGGGAGG
This genomic stretch from Musa acuminata AAA Group cultivar baxijiao chromosome BXJ3-9, Cavendish_Baxijiao_AAA, whole genome shotgun sequence harbors:
- the LOC135649712 gene encoding probable protein phosphatase 2C 55, translating into MPSTYPLNTSSEFLRGRGRSFLFGNTCFVLSEPLSLLGCGGSLLLPKSSVVAGSCDRRTTLSGLATIPRNVNTQRSWSTQWFPFRRSIMSSSSAFLGGSELSARRVATSDARSGHGLSGMMRVDICYRYKGFDYCRRASGSLKNRQPWGTNMIYKCFWSDAHATNWRSNSSIEPRSQDFQTSHSASFSAGAASDVSFDAAMQEEQLQNSDVSSEHKISGDRSLKLLSGSFYLPHPDKEETGGEDAHFICVDEQAIGVADGVGGWADLGVDAGQYARELMSNSVNAIREEPKGSVDPARVLEKAYTITKARGSSTACIIALTDQGIHAINLGDSGFIVVKDGCTIFRSPVQQHDFNFTYQLESGNGSDLPSAAQVFTFPVSSGDVIIAGTDGLFDNLYNNEITAVVVHATRAGLGPQVTAQKIAALARQRAQDRNRQTPFSTAAQDAGYRYYGGKLDDITVVVSYITASDA